The stretch of DNA TGGGCGGCTCAGGCTCGGATGTGCGGACACCAAGCTGCTGCGTGGGCCCGGCCAGATGTGAGTTTGCCTGTTACGATACGCTGGCCTTGACTTATGATTTGACGATGGCTTATCAGGATGAATTGCACCGGCCGCTTTTCCCTTATAAGTGGAAATTTAAGATGGCCGGCTGCCCCAACGATTGCGTGGCCTCTATTGCCCGGGCTGATTTTTCTATCATTGGCACCTGGCGGGATGAGATCCGCATTGACCAGGCGGCGGTGGCAGAATATGCCGAGAAGGGCCTGGATATCCAGTCTGATGCCATCCGCCGCTGCCCAACCCGGTGTATGAAGTGGGATGGAAATACCTTGAAGATTAACGACCATCAGTGCACCAGATGTATGCACTGTATCAATGTGATGCCGAAGGCCCTTCGGCCGGGCACTGATACCGGCGCGGTTATCTTGATTGGGGCCAAGGCCCCCATTGTCCAGGGGGCCATCCTTTCCTCAGTTCTGGTTCCCTTTATGAAGATTGAGCCGCCCTATGAGGAGCTGAAGGACTTGATTGAAAAGATATGGGAGTTCTGGGATGAGCACGGTGTGGCCAGGGAGAGGATAGGTGAGCTTATCCAGCGGGTAGGCCTGGGCAACTTCCTGGAAGCAATAGATATTGAGCCTTCACCTCAAATGATTACCCAACCAAGGGACAATCCGTATATCTTCTATGAGGAATATTATGCCGAGGAAAAAGAAGGAGGTGAAGCATAATGGCGACTAAAGAAGAGATTAAGGCCAGGAAGACTGACATTGGCCCCCCGCATTATGAAAGGTTTCTTCACCCCATCATCAAGGAGAACTACGGCCAGTGGCAGTATCACGAGATACTAAGACCGGGGGTGATGATGCATGTATCCGAAAGTGGCGCCAAGCTTTATACGGTCCGGGCCGCCTCCCCAAGGCTAATAAGCACTGACTTTATCCGAGCGATATGCCGCTTAGCCGATAAGTACTGCGACGGGTATTTAAGATTTACCAGCCGAAACAACATTGAGTTTCTGCTTAAGAATGAGGCGAATATCGATCCTTTAATAGCGGATTTAAAGGCTGAGGGTACCTTGGTGGGAGGAACGGGCCGATCGATATCGAATATCGTCCACACCCAGGGGTGGGTTCACTGCCACTCATCAGCTACTGATGCCTCTGGTCTGGTCAAGGTGGTTAT from bacterium encodes:
- the dsrA gene encoding dissimilatory-type sulfite reductase subunit alpha codes for the protein MSDSKTPLLDELEKGPWPSFVKEIKKAARTSRKAKDLLGQLELSYKDKKTHWKHGGIVGVRGYGGGIIGRFSDVPEEFPGAAHFHTVRVNQPSGWFYTTDALRQLCDIWDKYGSGLTNMHGSTGDTVFLGAGSDELEDIFTELSKAEWDLGGSGSDVRTPSCCVGPARCEFACYDTLALTYDLTMAYQDELHRPLFPYKWKFKMAGCPNDCVASIARADFSIIGTWRDEIRIDQAAVAEYAEKGLDIQSDAIRRCPTRCMKWDGNTLKINDHQCTRCMHCINVMPKALRPGTDTGAVILIGAKAPIVQGAILSSVLVPFMKIEPPYEELKDLIEKIWEFWDEHGVARERIGELIQRVGLGNFLEAIDIEPSPQMITQPRDNPYIFYEEYYAEEKEGGEA